The window CAGTTAATAACCAGTTCAATATCCCGTGAAGCTCCCATGTAGCGGCCATCCCCCGGATAGGTAATTGCCGCCCGGTAGCGGCCCCGTTGAACCGGAGGCCCGGGCAACGCTAATTCAGGCGCAGTTTCCGCATAATAGGTGATGACCAGTGTTACCGACGATTTCACAACTGCTGCTTTGGGATTTCCGTCGTAATCAAATTCCTGTATCGCTTCAGCCTCAATGGGCACAAAAGTTTTCTGGATATAATACTCAACCTTGATAGGCTTCCCTGCCTTATAGCCCTTGCCGGCGGGACGTTCGATGCGGACATAATACGCGCCTACTTCGCTGGGAACTTCGGCGGTTCCTCCGGTGTTACTCAGCAGATCCGCTTCGGAATTGAAGTAGGTGATGACGAAGGGAGGTACTTCTTTTGCCGCCCTGGCTTCAATAGGCTGAGGCTGCCCATTATACAGGGTATGCTGATAGGTCGCGGAAGTGATAATGGGCGGATCTTCCAGGGTTTCCCTGCTGGTACAAAAAGTAACCGAAACAAGAAGCGCTATCAGCAGTATTAGTGTTAAAAGGGATCGTGTTGGGCTGCTCATTCTTCTGTATCCGAAAGCTGGGTTGAAAGATACCGTTCCCCCGAATCGGGGAGGATCACCACAATGGTCTTGCCGGCGCTTTCTTTCCGCCCCGCGATTTGCAGGGCAGCCCATACTGCGGCGCCTGCCGATATTCCTACGAGGATTCCTTCGGTACGGGCAACACGGCGCGCGGTATTGATGGCGTCTTCATTGGTTACCCGGACTATTTCGTCGATGATCGAGCGGTTGAGCACCTTGGGGATGAACCCTGCGCCTATGCCCTGGATGCGGTGGGGGCCGGGCCTGCCGCCCGAAAGCACCGGCGACGCGTCGGGTTCCACTGCGACTATTTTCACACCCGGCTTCCGTTCTTTTAGTACTTCTCCTACTCCGGTAATTGTTCCGCCTGTGCCAACGCCGGCGACAAAGATATCCACTGCGCCGGCTGTGTCGTCCCAAATTTCGACTGCAGTGGTTCTGCGGTGAGCCTCGGGGTTGGCGGGGTTTTCAAATTGCAGGGGCATGAAACTGTTGGGAATGGACTGAACCAGTTCGCGGGCCTTGTTCACCGCGCCGTTCATGCCGTCCTTGCCCGAGGTGAGCACCACATCGGCGCCGAGCATTGCCGCAAGTTTTCGCCGCTCCACCGACATGGTTTCGGGCATGGTGAGGATGAGCTTGTAATTACGGGCGGCGCAGGCAAAGGCCAGGCCTATGCCGGTGTTCCCTGAGGTGGGCTCGATGACCGTGCCGCCGGGTTTTAGTTTCCCGTCCCGTACCGCAGCGTCCAGCATGGCCGCCCCGATGCGGCACTTTACGCTGTTCATGGGGTTAAAGGCTTCGACCTTGGCAAGCACTGTTCCGCTTAAGCCCTCGCCCAGTTTGGCAAGGCGCACCAGGGGCGTGTTCCCTCTGGCAGCGGTGATGTCGGCGTATATCCTTCCCCGCGAATCCGTCGGACCCAAAGGCCCGGCCTCAGTATTACTGCTCATGCATTACCCCGTTAAATTGAATATTCGCTTTCCTGATTAAGATCG is drawn from Leadbettera azotonutricia ZAS-9 and contains these coding sequences:
- the cysK gene encoding cysteine synthase A, yielding MSSNTEAGPLGPTDSRGRIYADITAARGNTPLVRLAKLGEGLSGTVLAKVEAFNPMNSVKCRIGAAMLDAAVRDGKLKPGGTVIEPTSGNTGIGLAFACAARNYKLILTMPETMSVERRKLAAMLGADVVLTSGKDGMNGAVNKARELVQSIPNSFMPLQFENPANPEAHRRTTAVEIWDDTAGAVDIFVAGVGTGGTITGVGEVLKERKPGVKIVAVEPDASPVLSGGRPGPHRIQGIGAGFIPKVLNRSIIDEIVRVTNEDAINTARRVARTEGILVGISAGAAVWAALQIAGRKESAGKTIVVILPDSGERYLSTQLSDTEE